The DNA sequence GATggaataaattcaataaaaccAATATCTCTTCTCCTAGAAAAGGAtaggaattaaattaaattaaataaggtGAAATATGgcaatattgaaaattaatttgacaAATATAGTATCATCATGGCCGgtcataatttaaaactatgTTTATTCGAACAATATTACTGAATTTACTTgatatacataatttattcaaattaatttataaaatttcagatACGTgcattaatgaaaaaaagacaaaatgaAGCTATGGCAATAAGGTATTAATCCAGTCAAAATATAGTGggaaaacataattaattccACGCTCAAATTCTTCAAATAAGAAACCAATCTCAACAAAATCAATCACACAATATTTCctcaataataaaatggtCATCCAATTCCAACACATTAAACCCTATATATACCTcaaaaatcaatcacatttgtaacacaccaaaaaaaacaaacatggCAACAAAAACCTATAATCTATGTCTCCTGATCGCCCTCTCACTCCTCCAAATCACCCTCGCCGTCCGATTCGACGCCACCAACAACGCCTCCTCCACACCGGGCGGCCAGCGCTTCGACCGCGATATCGGGATCCCATACACCCTCAAAACAATGCCCGAAATCGCCAATTTCATATGGAAGTTATTCCAGCAGCCAAATGAGGGTGACCGGCGCCACTACCCGGACGACGTCGTAAACGTGATCATCCAAGACCTCCAGGACGGCGCCCTCGGCGAAACCGGAGACAACAACGTGTACATGAGCGCCAAGGGCATCGAGACGTACCCTCCCGGCGATGGAGCTAAGTTCATGTTCACCTCGATTTTGTACCATGAGATGACGCACATATTCCAGTGGTCGGGCAAGGGCACGGCCCCCGGGGGCTTGACCGAGGGGGTGGCCGATTACACCGTGCTGAAGTCACCGTTCTATGTGGAAGGGTACTCGACGCCTGGGGAGGGAGAGCGGTGGGACGAAGGGTATGGCGCGACGTCGAGGTTTTTGGAGTATTGTGACAGTTTGAGAGAAGGGTTCACGCCGGAGCTGAATAAGATGATGAGGGAAGTTTACAAACCGGAGTATTGGAAGCAGTTGTTAGGGAAAGATGTTGATCAGCTTTGGGAAGAATATAAGGCTAAGTATGCtaaataaatctaattaatgTTTTGTATTTAGAGATCATCTCAATTAAAAGAATACTCCATAGAATAATAATGTTTGACTAGGACCGGATAGTGGTGTTGTTTATTGAGATGTTAATTTGAGAGATCCTCTCATTTATTTCCCTCctattattcgtggacggagggagtatgttttaatttgaacatctctatatatatctattatgATATACCTCACACATTCTAATATCCACTATGATTATCCAGAATAAACCCTATCAGTATCACACAGACTCTAGTcttacaaatttataattatgtaatgaAACATTATCGATTGCGTCAGTcacatatttatttactatatgGAAATTAGTTATTCGGATAGAGTATCATCAATTCATCATGAACGATTAAAACTATTTACTTAGAACAAAATCGGGAAATTGCTCGATAATTTCCCAGCACAAGTCCCATGCTTGGGGAGTAATTTCCAAGCACATAACTCATGCTTGGATGAAAATCGATTCTCGCAAAATTTTAGCGCTAAAACATATGCCAAGCACGTTGACCGTGCTCGGAATTGACTCGGTAAAAACACAATTTTGGATCTATgcaactactccctccgttccatagacaaaactttttggcacggagattaagaaaaattgtgttaggtgagttaagtaaagagagaataaagtggaaaatgaaaaaggtagagagatgaagatagaaaaaagtaagagagagtgaagtaggtgtggaaaaatgtgttgacttttactaaaaagggaaatgactctattattatggaatggacggaaatggaaaaacgcctctattactatggaaccgagggagtacttttttttgtgtgcTTGAAAATTGATcagaaattgttgaaaatgCTCGCATGGTGCTCAAATTTTCCGAGCATATATTGGTGCACGTCTGCAcgaatttttttgttatgtaaATAGTGTATACAAATGCAACCATGcctaattaaattcatttacgTCAATCATTTAATCGCATGCTTTTAGATATTCTATATAGTGTTTACAAAATTCGCGTGCACACACAAAATTTATTCACATATGCATTCAATAAGGTTAGGAATATTACCACAacactttaaaatttttagcaaaatttCTCCATTTCCCCTCAAACGACCATGTTACCAACACACATTTTACAACTATAAGATGGTATTAGTgcattcaaaatatataagttaaaTCCACACAATCTTACCTCAATAACAAAATACTCATCTGATTCCCAACATAATATTGGCTCACcaaagcctatatataccacAATAATCAATCCCAATTTTCATCACATTTAACTAATAAATCATGGCAACAAAAACCCATAACTTCTCCCTCCcatgtttcattttatcatCTGGATGTACAATTTAAActcttgtttatttttttcttctatgaGTGAATCTTAATTCTTATACGCcactaaattattatacttacgtttttagcaattttaaaataaccaTACAGTAAAAATCTAGTGTAAGTCATATATAGTCATATTATTCAAGAATATTGTGCATTGATAttgttttcattaattatgcTAAGTATGTCTCTTcgaaacaatattttattttgacacAATGAAAATATGTTTACACcattgtaattaaaattttcttagCTTAGCAAAAAGATATTACTTTCGTTAAATATAAGTTGTtcgaaatattaaattcatgACAAAAGATAAATACAAATAGAAAATTGTACTCTCTCCGAATCCATTAGATTGGAACATTTTGTTGAGCACGGATATTAAGGAAAGGAATACTgcatatttaaaaagttgagTTGAATTAGATTGAGAATAAGGTagatgagaaaataaagtaagagaaataagtgtgttgacttttatcaaaatagaaaaatatacgAACTTTAGCATAACAtcacaaaaagaaatatgttcCAACACTAATGGAACAAATGgaatactcccttcatccgtgaataggagtctcatttcttttcgacacgagttttaagaaatgttagaAAAAGTGGGTGGAGGAAAGTTATAGTGGATATAATCGAgactcacttgtatatattagttttaaataatatttgagtggaatgagttgaTGGAATGTAATgcctttttaccatttatagtaattatgaacaagaactcctattcgcggacggacctATACTCCTAACgcagacagagggagtataacttaaCAAAAAATCAAGTGCAGTATTTAGAcatcttcattaaaatattcaaattaaaatacaaatattcttattaaaattttattcttgaataaaatattggagtataactaaagtaaaaataaaaaaatacttatataataaaatattaggtaaaaagagtgaactgaaattttttataCCTAAACtctaaaattgtgttaaacaCAATACTCAAACATAAAAGGTATCTCTAAACGTTCCTAGACTTTGATGTAATACTGCTGAATGGATTTTTGCactttttagaatttttttatccaaaataTACTCCAATTCTTGAGAggcattttaatttatttgtgatgaaagagaaatgacAACAATCTAGCTAAAACACcacaaataaactaaaacgTCCCTTAAGGGCTGAAGAATATTTTGGACAaatataaaatccaaaaaagtGCAAAAGGCCCTATAGGATATTCCACCAAAAGTATAAGtgaaagatatttttaaagtttgagTACTGCATTTGTTACAATTTAAAAGCTTATGTACCAAAAATATACTTCTTTCGTCCCATATAAGATGacactttttccattttagcttattccaattaagatgacatattttcttttttggtaattttccctctccaattaatacattcaatcactttttctcactcctatttaaatattcatctttctttctctctctattttaatacttacacccacattttctttctccaattaaatacattaaccaataactcctaaaatcttgtgccggctaaaaaatatgtcattttagatgggacgaagggaatagttcaatctattaaaaaatcatacaGAAAAGAACTAAAGACACAATCGTTGATACTCCATATGTCCACAAATATAGATTGATTTGTAAATGACgcgaattttaatatataatcgGTAAAGTAAAACTGAGGATGAGAAAGTGGTGGAAGTAGTATATAGTACGACATAAGGTTGTATCGGTACCCGTATTTTTAAAAGAACGAGATTGTAAAGCAAGTATCGGACCATGAACGCCGCCAAAATTCTAAATCTCTTTCCAATGATGTTTGCAACCCGATATATTGGATTGAGTTAGGATTTGATTGGGCTAgattttggtaatttttttaaaaatattattcttatttaattttttaaattattattgtttaaaaattgtgttttaattttattctgaTGTGTAATTCATGTTTAAATCATGCAAATCATGTTTTTATAGTGTATAATTATAGTTTCAATTATGTCTACATtcatttagaaaatatataatgtcaTTTATCCATTAATCGCATGCATGCTTGCAGATATTCCATGTAACGTTACAAAATTCGCTCGCACACACATAAATTATTCACTTATtactttaataaaaaagtattacCACAACACACTTAATTTATTagcaaaatatatatgaaactaAATCCACGCAACCTCCTCATTAACGAAATAGTCATCTAATTCCCAACATAACATTAGCTCACCAAAGtcgatatatatataccacaaaaaCCAATACCAATTTTTATCACATTTAAAACTACTAAAACAAACCATGGCAACAAAAACTAATAACTTATCCCTACCATGGCTTCTCATTGCCCTCTCACTCCTTCAAGGCACCCTCGCCGTCCGATTCGGCGCCACCAACAATGCCTCCTCCACACCGGGAGGGCAGCGCTTTGACCGCGAGATTGGCATCGCCTACACCCTCAAAACAATGCCCGAAATCGCGAACTTCATATGGACGCTATTCCGGCAGCCGTCAGAGGCTGACCGGCGCCACTATTACCCAGACGATGTTGTAAACGTGATCATCCAAGACCTCCAGGACAGCAACCTCGCTGAAACCGGAGAAAACAACGTGTACATGGGCGCCAAGGGCATCGAGACATACCCTCCCGGGGATGGAGCTAGGTTTAGGTTCACCTCAATTTTGTATCATGAAATGACGCACATATTCCAGTGGTCGGGCAAGGGCACGGCGCCCGGTGGATTGACGGAGGGGATGGCCGATTATTCCGTGTTGAAGTCGCCTTTCTATGTCGAAGGGTACTCGAAGCCTGGACAGGGAATCCGGTGGGACGAAGGATATGGCACGACGTCGAGGTTTTTGGAGTACTGCGACAGTTTAAGAGAAGGGTTCACGCCGGAGCTAAATAGGATGATGAGGGTAGTTTATATGCCGGAGTATTGGAATCTGTTGTTAGGAAAAGATGTTGATCAGGTTTGGGAGGAATATAAGAGGACTCACAATGGGGAACAACTCATCTTCAGCCCATCTCCAATTTCCTCCGGCCAAGTCCGCAACCTATCTCTCAGCCCATCTTCGGCCCATCCACGCCGATCATCAGCCCATCGTCAACCTATCCTGAGCTTATCTCACTA is a window from the Salvia hispanica cultivar TCC Black 2014 chromosome 1, UniMelb_Shisp_WGS_1.0, whole genome shotgun sequence genome containing:
- the LOC125198078 gene encoding uncharacterized protein LOC125198078 translates to MATKTYNLCLLIALSLLQITLAVRFDATNNASSTPGGQRFDRDIGIPYTLKTMPEIANFIWKLFQQPNEGDRRHYPDDVVNVIIQDLQDGALGETGDNNVYMSAKGIETYPPGDGAKFMFTSILYHEMTHIFQWSGKGTAPGGLTEGVADYTVLKSPFYVEGYSTPGEGERWDEGYGATSRFLEYCDSLREGFTPELNKMMREVYKPEYWKQLLGKDVDQLWEEYKAKYAK